In one Coccinella septempunctata chromosome 6, icCocSept1.1, whole genome shotgun sequence genomic region, the following are encoded:
- the LOC123315542 gene encoding solute carrier family 35 member F6-like isoform X1: MQCSLYYAIIIFVFVGAAVLGSLVNKYANMQESVGIDGEVRLFQHPFIQSSVGAFGMFMNLVLFNVLYFCFKCKSETLPDEHLLTRGNRHFNVFIFLLPGIFELIATTSLVVGLLFTYVSSLAMLRSSMIVFTALLSYFVFGHVPHWRETSGIIFVILGVVLVGLSDYEDRKESGEKDTTSIILGDGMAVVGSFLAGCQVVLEEKYLKKYDIPPLQAAGWEGLFGFIIMIPVHLIFYFIPVGYPLGVNSRGTLGDFPDGCVQVYNNWKIGVTLIIKIFTMASFNFCGLTVSKEMSSTTNKVLDSMRILPLWICSIAFFGQKFQFIQLIGFFLLMLGQALYNDIGCTSMERKCCPKRIIEEEDEHTMSMRRRISPVLEG; encoded by the exons ATGCAATGTTCTTTGTATTATGCTATAATAATATTCGTATTTGTAGGTGCTGCAGTGTTAGGATCCCTTGTGAACAA GTATGCTAATATGCAAGAATCAGTAGGTATCGATGGAGAAGTTAGGCTATTCCAACATCCCTTCATCCAATCTAGCGTAGGAGCTTTTGGGATGTTCATGAATTTAGTTCTTTTCAACGTTTTGTATTTCTGTTTCAAGTGTAAGAGT GAAACACTACCTGACGAACATTTGCTCACGAGGGGCAACAGACATTTCAACGTCTTCATATTCCTGCTTCCAGGAATATTCGAATTGATTGCTACTACCAGTCTGGTGGTTGGACTCCTTTTCACTTACGTGTCAAGTTTGGCAATGCTGAGAA GTTCCATGATTGTTTTCACTGCCCTGTTGAGCTACTTCGTTTTTGGGCATGTGCCGCATTGGCGTGAAACCTCCGGTATAATATTCGTCATCCTAGGAGTGGTACTGGTAGGCCTGTCAGATTATGAGGATAGAAAGGAGTCGGGGGAAAAAGACACAACAAGTATAATATTGGGGGATGGAATGGCTGTCGTTGGTTCTTTTCTTGCCGGTTGCCAGGTAGTTTTAGAAGAGAAATACTTGAAAAAGTACGATATTCCTCCACTGCAGGCAGCTGGTTGGGAAG GTTTATTCGGTTTCATTATTATGATTCCCGTACATTTAATTTTTTACTTCATACCTGTGGGCTATCCCCTTGGTGTTAACTCAAGAGGAACTCTTGGTGATTTTCCTGACGGGTGTGTTCAAGTCTACAACAACTGGAAGATAGGAGTTACTCTTATAA TAAAAATCTTCACAATGGCGTCCTTCAACTTTTGCGGTCTGACTGTATCGAAGGAGATGTCTTCTACGACAAATAAAGTCCTGGACAGCATGCGGATACTGCCTTTGTGGATATGCAGCATAGCGTTTTtcggacaaaaatttcaattcattcag CTTATTGGATTCTTTCTACTCATGTTAGGTCAGGCCCTTTATAATGATATTGGCTGCACCTCAATGGAGAGGAAATGTTGTCCGAAGAGAATTATAGAAGAAGAAGACGAACATACTATGTCGATGAGAAGAAGGATATCCCCTGTATTGGAAGGATAA
- the LOC123315542 gene encoding solute carrier family 35 member F6-like isoform X2 yields the protein MCAELGAAVLGSLVNKYANMQESVGIDGEVRLFQHPFIQSSVGAFGMFMNLVLFNVLYFCFKCKSETLPDEHLLTRGNRHFNVFIFLLPGIFELIATTSLVVGLLFTYVSSLAMLRSSMIVFTALLSYFVFGHVPHWRETSGIIFVILGVVLVGLSDYEDRKESGEKDTTSIILGDGMAVVGSFLAGCQVVLEEKYLKKYDIPPLQAAGWEGLFGFIIMIPVHLIFYFIPVGYPLGVNSRGTLGDFPDGCVQVYNNWKIGVTLIIKIFTMASFNFCGLTVSKEMSSTTNKVLDSMRILPLWICSIAFFGQKFQFIQLIGFFLLMLGQALYNDIGCTSMERKCCPKRIIEEEDEHTMSMRRRISPVLEG from the exons GTGCTGCAGTGTTAGGATCCCTTGTGAACAA GTATGCTAATATGCAAGAATCAGTAGGTATCGATGGAGAAGTTAGGCTATTCCAACATCCCTTCATCCAATCTAGCGTAGGAGCTTTTGGGATGTTCATGAATTTAGTTCTTTTCAACGTTTTGTATTTCTGTTTCAAGTGTAAGAGT GAAACACTACCTGACGAACATTTGCTCACGAGGGGCAACAGACATTTCAACGTCTTCATATTCCTGCTTCCAGGAATATTCGAATTGATTGCTACTACCAGTCTGGTGGTTGGACTCCTTTTCACTTACGTGTCAAGTTTGGCAATGCTGAGAA GTTCCATGATTGTTTTCACTGCCCTGTTGAGCTACTTCGTTTTTGGGCATGTGCCGCATTGGCGTGAAACCTCCGGTATAATATTCGTCATCCTAGGAGTGGTACTGGTAGGCCTGTCAGATTATGAGGATAGAAAGGAGTCGGGGGAAAAAGACACAACAAGTATAATATTGGGGGATGGAATGGCTGTCGTTGGTTCTTTTCTTGCCGGTTGCCAGGTAGTTTTAGAAGAGAAATACTTGAAAAAGTACGATATTCCTCCACTGCAGGCAGCTGGTTGGGAAG GTTTATTCGGTTTCATTATTATGATTCCCGTACATTTAATTTTTTACTTCATACCTGTGGGCTATCCCCTTGGTGTTAACTCAAGAGGAACTCTTGGTGATTTTCCTGACGGGTGTGTTCAAGTCTACAACAACTGGAAGATAGGAGTTACTCTTATAA TAAAAATCTTCACAATGGCGTCCTTCAACTTTTGCGGTCTGACTGTATCGAAGGAGATGTCTTCTACGACAAATAAAGTCCTGGACAGCATGCGGATACTGCCTTTGTGGATATGCAGCATAGCGTTTTtcggacaaaaatttcaattcattcag CTTATTGGATTCTTTCTACTCATGTTAGGTCAGGCCCTTTATAATGATATTGGCTGCACCTCAATGGAGAGGAAATGTTGTCCGAAGAGAATTATAGAAGAAGAAGACGAACATACTATGTCGATGAGAAGAAGGATATCCCCTGTATTGGAAGGATAA
- the LOC123315542 gene encoding solute carrier family 35 member F6-like isoform X3, with protein MQCSLYYAIIIFVFVGAAVLGSLVNKYANMQESVGIDGEVRLFQHPFIQSSVGAFGMFMNLVLFNVLYFCFKCKSETLPDEHLLTRGNRHFNVFIFLLPGIFELIATTSLVVGLLFTYVSSLAMLRSSMIVFTALLSYFVFGHVPHWRETSGIIFVILGVVLVGLSDYEDRKESGEKDTTSIILGDGMAVVGSFLAGCQVVLEEKYLKKYDIPPLQAAGWEGLFGFIIMIPVHLIFYFIPVGYPLGVNSRGTLGDFPDGCVQVYNNWKIGVTLIIKIFTMASFNFCGLTVSKEMSSTTNKVLDSMRILPLWICSIAFFGQKFQFIQVRPFIMILAAPQWRGNVVRREL; from the exons ATGCAATGTTCTTTGTATTATGCTATAATAATATTCGTATTTGTAGGTGCTGCAGTGTTAGGATCCCTTGTGAACAA GTATGCTAATATGCAAGAATCAGTAGGTATCGATGGAGAAGTTAGGCTATTCCAACATCCCTTCATCCAATCTAGCGTAGGAGCTTTTGGGATGTTCATGAATTTAGTTCTTTTCAACGTTTTGTATTTCTGTTTCAAGTGTAAGAGT GAAACACTACCTGACGAACATTTGCTCACGAGGGGCAACAGACATTTCAACGTCTTCATATTCCTGCTTCCAGGAATATTCGAATTGATTGCTACTACCAGTCTGGTGGTTGGACTCCTTTTCACTTACGTGTCAAGTTTGGCAATGCTGAGAA GTTCCATGATTGTTTTCACTGCCCTGTTGAGCTACTTCGTTTTTGGGCATGTGCCGCATTGGCGTGAAACCTCCGGTATAATATTCGTCATCCTAGGAGTGGTACTGGTAGGCCTGTCAGATTATGAGGATAGAAAGGAGTCGGGGGAAAAAGACACAACAAGTATAATATTGGGGGATGGAATGGCTGTCGTTGGTTCTTTTCTTGCCGGTTGCCAGGTAGTTTTAGAAGAGAAATACTTGAAAAAGTACGATATTCCTCCACTGCAGGCAGCTGGTTGGGAAG GTTTATTCGGTTTCATTATTATGATTCCCGTACATTTAATTTTTTACTTCATACCTGTGGGCTATCCCCTTGGTGTTAACTCAAGAGGAACTCTTGGTGATTTTCCTGACGGGTGTGTTCAAGTCTACAACAACTGGAAGATAGGAGTTACTCTTATAA TAAAAATCTTCACAATGGCGTCCTTCAACTTTTGCGGTCTGACTGTATCGAAGGAGATGTCTTCTACGACAAATAAAGTCCTGGACAGCATGCGGATACTGCCTTTGTGGATATGCAGCATAGCGTTTTtcggacaaaaatttcaattcattcag GTCAGGCCCTTTATAATGATATTGGCTGCACCTCAATGGAGAGGAAATGTTGTCCGAAGAGAATTATAG
- the LOC123315542 gene encoding solute carrier family 35 member F6-like isoform X4, whose amino-acid sequence MQCSLYYAIIIFVFVGAAVLGSLVNKYANMQESVGIDGEVRLFQHPFIQSSVGAFGMFMNLVLFNVLYFCFKCKSETLPDEHLLTRGNRHFNVFIFLLPGIFELIATTSLVVGLLFTYVSSLAMLRRVVLVGLSDYEDRKESGEKDTTSIILGDGMAVVGSFLAGCQVVLEEKYLKKYDIPPLQAAGWEGLFGFIIMIPVHLIFYFIPVGYPLGVNSRGTLGDFPDGCVQVYNNWKIGVTLIIKIFTMASFNFCGLTVSKEMSSTTNKVLDSMRILPLWICSIAFFGQKFQFIQLIGFFLLMLGQALYNDIGCTSMERKCCPKRIIEEEDEHTMSMRRRISPVLEG is encoded by the exons ATGCAATGTTCTTTGTATTATGCTATAATAATATTCGTATTTGTAGGTGCTGCAGTGTTAGGATCCCTTGTGAACAA GTATGCTAATATGCAAGAATCAGTAGGTATCGATGGAGAAGTTAGGCTATTCCAACATCCCTTCATCCAATCTAGCGTAGGAGCTTTTGGGATGTTCATGAATTTAGTTCTTTTCAACGTTTTGTATTTCTGTTTCAAGTGTAAGAGT GAAACACTACCTGACGAACATTTGCTCACGAGGGGCAACAGACATTTCAACGTCTTCATATTCCTGCTTCCAGGAATATTCGAATTGATTGCTACTACCAGTCTGGTGGTTGGACTCCTTTTCACTTACGTGTCAAGTTTGGCAATGCTGAGAA GAGTGGTACTGGTAGGCCTGTCAGATTATGAGGATAGAAAGGAGTCGGGGGAAAAAGACACAACAAGTATAATATTGGGGGATGGAATGGCTGTCGTTGGTTCTTTTCTTGCCGGTTGCCAGGTAGTTTTAGAAGAGAAATACTTGAAAAAGTACGATATTCCTCCACTGCAGGCAGCTGGTTGGGAAG GTTTATTCGGTTTCATTATTATGATTCCCGTACATTTAATTTTTTACTTCATACCTGTGGGCTATCCCCTTGGTGTTAACTCAAGAGGAACTCTTGGTGATTTTCCTGACGGGTGTGTTCAAGTCTACAACAACTGGAAGATAGGAGTTACTCTTATAA TAAAAATCTTCACAATGGCGTCCTTCAACTTTTGCGGTCTGACTGTATCGAAGGAGATGTCTTCTACGACAAATAAAGTCCTGGACAGCATGCGGATACTGCCTTTGTGGATATGCAGCATAGCGTTTTtcggacaaaaatttcaattcattcag CTTATTGGATTCTTTCTACTCATGTTAGGTCAGGCCCTTTATAATGATATTGGCTGCACCTCAATGGAGAGGAAATGTTGTCCGAAGAGAATTATAGAAGAAGAAGACGAACATACTATGTCGATGAGAAGAAGGATATCCCCTGTATTGGAAGGATAA